Proteins from a genomic interval of Rosa chinensis cultivar Old Blush chromosome 2, RchiOBHm-V2, whole genome shotgun sequence:
- the LOC112185897 gene encoding transcription factor PRE1, whose translation MSSRRSRQSSGSPSIKDDQIIELVSKLRQLVPEIRDRRSDKVSASKVLQETCSYIRNLHREVDDLSERLSQLLATIDADSAEAAIIRSLIMQ comes from the exons ATGTCTAGCAGAAGGTCAAGGCAGTCATCGGGGAGTCCATCGATCAAAGATGACCAGATCATCGAGCTCGTCTCCAAGTTGCGCCAGCTCGTTCCTGAGATTCGCGACAGGCGCTCCGATAAG GTATCAGCATCGAAGGTCCTACAAGAGACCTGCAGCTACATCAGAAACTTACACAGAGAGGTTGACGACTTGAGCGAGAGACTTTCCCAACTGCTCGCTACAATTGATGCTGATAGCGCCGAGGCCGCCATTATTAGGAGCTTGATTATGCAGTAG
- the LOC112190509 gene encoding uncharacterized protein At5g39865, which yields MGCASSKKSPRCRHCHNHYSSPIGRSYSMHVHHPPQNRGDSYHVVALTSSTLGSLNNNNRLEYEFKTIVNDNKDHIHKVKEKKLGEVEKENVSGNNKEFSMGLIEAKTWSNMINQKIPKIIPKTPTRTPPGEPEMINAWELMEGLEDISPLRSSGLHLRSFSFDVIKSPCPVPVSGGVDRPKSRFQENGAASPKPLWLQLADCENFNSNVGIPQFDPEVLSGFRKSFEELEEDDPFHFKDGEELNEDISFHFRDRKEELNEDDSFHFKDREEELKEDDSFHFKDREEELKADDSFRFSDEKEVNCFISDYKCEVPFGKAKDREKVVLYFTSLRGVRKTYEDCCHVRVILKGIGVRVDERDVSMHSGFKEELKELVKDGCSGVSLPKVFVGEKYIGGAEEIRQMHEDGKLEKLLESCEKLSDSGVGGGSVCEACGDIRFVPCETCSGSCKIYHEDDDHDRDEEHEGEEEEAKECECGFQRCPDCNENGLIRCPICCY from the coding sequence ATGGGTTGCGCAAGCTCGAAGAAATCTCCGCGGTGCCGCCACTGCCACAACCACTATTCTTCTCCGATTGGCCGGAGCTACTCAATGCATGTTCATCATCCACCTCAGAACAGAGGCGACAGCTACCATGTTGTTGCCCTCACCTCCTCCACCTTGGGATCTCTCAACAACAATAATCGGCTAGAGTACGAGTTCAAGACGATTGTCAATGACAATAAGGATCACATCCACAAGGTGAAGGAGAAGAAACTTGGGGAGGTGGAGAAGGAGAATGTCAGTGGAAACAATAAGGAATTTTCGATGGGTCTAATTGAGGCTAAGACGTGGTCCAATATGATCAACCAGAAGATTCCCAAGATTATACCAAAGACGCCGACGAGAACGCCGCCGGGGGAGCCGGAGATGATCAATGCTTGGGAGTTGATGGAGGGCCTTGAAGACATTAGTCCTCTGAGATCTTCAGGTCTTCATCTTCGGAGCTTTTCTTTTGATGTTATCAAAAGTCCATGCCCTGTTCCCGTTTCAGGGGGTGTTGATCGTCCCAAGTCAAGGTTTCAAGAAAATGGTGCGGCCTCGCCTAAGCCTCTGTGGCTTCAACTGGCTGATTGtgagaatttcaattccaatgtTGGGATTCCACAATTTGATCCGGAGGTCCTTTCCGGATTTAGAAAATCTTTCGAAGAGCTCGAGGAAGATGATCCATTTCATTTTAAAGATGGAGAAGAGCTCAATGAGgatatttcttttcattttagAGATAGAAAAGAAGAGCTCAATGAGGATGATTCTTTTCATTTCAAGGATAGAGAAGAAGAGCTCAAGGAGGATGATTCTTTTCATTTTAAGGATAGAGAAGAAGAGCTCAAGGCGGATGATTCTTTTCGTTTCTCGGATGAAAAGGAGGTAAATTGCTTCATTTCGGATTACAAATGTGAAGTGCCTTTTGGTAAGGCGAAGGATAGAGAGAAAGTGGTGTTGTACTTCACTAGTCTTAGAGGGGTGCGGAAGACTTATGAGGATTGTTGCCATGTGAGGGTGATTCTAAAAGGCATAGGTGTTCGGGTTGATGAGCGAGATGTTTCGATGCATTCGGGGTTCAAGGAGGAGTTGAAAGAGCTAGTGAAAGATGGGTGTAGTGGAGTTTCTTTGCCTAAAGTGTTTGTGGGGGAAAAGTACATTGGTGGAGCTGAAGAGATACGGCAAATGCATGAAGACGGGAAGCTCGAGAAGTTGCTTGAATCTTGTGAAAAGTTGAGTGATAGCGGTGTAGGTGGTGGTAGTGTTTGTGAGGCTTGTGGGGATATAAGGTTTGTGCCATGTGAGACATGTTCCGGGAGCTGCAAAATTTACCATGAAGACGATGATCATGATCGAGACGAAGAACATGAaggcgaagaagaagaagcaaaagagtGTGAGTGTGGATTCCAACGCTGCCCAGATTGTAATGAAAATGGTCTAATACGTTGCCCCATTTGTTGCTATTAG
- the LOC112190050 gene encoding binding partner of ACD11 1: MYPGGYTAEVTSLSAKATEKDVFDFFSHCGAVEHVEIMRSGEYTCAAYVTFRDAYALETAILLSGARIVDQCVCIARWGNYVDEVDSWHSPAYNSENHSSSTAIHTSQFVSSPGEAVTVAQEVVKTLVAKGYVLGQDALVKAKALDESYQVSATAAAKVYELSDRIGLTERIQEGREVVKSLDENFHVSDITKSAATATGTAVVVAATVTGRAALAAGSAVVNSSYFAKGALWVSDMLTRAGKAAADLGSHDSK; this comes from the exons ATGTACCCTGGTGGTTACACTGCTGAAGTTACGAGCTTATCCGCTAAAGCTACTGAGAAGGATGTTTTCGATTTCTTCAGTCACTGTGGTGCAGTTGAGCATGTTGAAATCATGAG ATCTGGCGAATATACCTGTGCTGCATATGTGACATTCAGAGATGCTTATGCTCTTGAAACTGCTATTTTGCTCAGT GGAGCCAGGATTGTAGATCAATGTGTATGCATAGCACGCTGGGGAAATTATGTTGATGAGGTTGATTCTTGGCACAGTCCCGCATACAACTCTGAAAACCACAGTAGCTCAACG GCTATTCACACAAGCCAGTTCGTTTCTAGCCCTGGAGAGGCAGTAACTGTTGCTCAGGAAGTTGTCAAAACATTGGTAGCCAAGGGATATGTTCTGGGACAAGATGCATTAGTCAAGGCGAAAGCTCTTGATGAGTCCTATCAAGTATCAGCTACTGCAGCAGCCAAGGTTTATGAGCTTAGCGATCGAATAGGGCTCACTGAGAGAATTCAAGAAGGCAGGGAAGTTGTTAAGTCACTAGACGAGAACTTCCATGTTTCAGATATCACCAAATCGGCTGCAACTGCTACCGGAACGGCAGTAGTGGTAGCAGCAACAGTTACTGGGAGAGCAGCCTTAGCAGCAGGAAGCGCTGTAGTGAACAGCAGCTACTTTGCCAAGGGAGCTCTTTGGGTTTCGGACATGTTGACTCGTGCAGGCAAAGCTGCAGCTGATTTGGGCAGTCATGACAGTAAATAA